CACAGCGACACGCGGCTGGCGTCGAAGGAGCTCCGGGTGAACTCCACCAGCCCCttgccgcagccgccgcactCCTCCGGCAACGTCGCTCCACGGTTCTCAactgccggtgccggcgacgacgaggaagacgatggcTTGGGGACGAGGCTCCTGGAGGAGCCGATGCAGGAGGAGATGATGAGCTTGggcgcgctgctgctgctgttgctgctgatcAGCTCATCATGATCGGGCGTTGTGTTGTTGAGCTTGTGGAATATGGTGATCGTGAGTCTGACAAGCTCCTCGGAGAGCTTGTTTGGGTTTACTGAGCAGATTGTTCTTCGTCTTCTTTCTGGGAGCCTGAGATTGTCGAACGAGTGGCTGCTTCTTCTGCTCTGTTCTTCCACCACTTCATCTCCTAAACAGAGTTAATTACAACAACCATcacaaaaaatacaacatAGTCTGTGCAAAATTCAGCAAATTTCACTCAAACTCCACATATACAGTTTATGCAAAATCAACAAATTTCGCTCAAACTTATAAATTTTGTTTCTGCTAGAAATCTGAACATTTCATCCGTACCTTGTTCAGAGACTGACAGTCTTCCAGCAGAGGTCTTGCTCTGACTCTCGAGatcatcttcctcgtcgtcgccgttgCCGGGACAAGGGAGCAGCCTTTGGGGGAGCTGCTGATCACCACCATGGAATCCGGAAAGGCGGCGATTCTGCTGCAGCCAGGTCTGCCGCTGCTGGAGAAGAAGACAGTGGTCGTTCCAGTTGCGCTCCCGGTAGAGCCGCGTGCGCAGGTcctccaccttcttctccaGGTAGCatatctcctcctccaccattGCCAGCTCCGCCAGCAGCCCCCTGatctatacatacatacataaagCAATTAACTCCCAAAATTTTGATCAGAGAAAAGAGTAAACTTGGTAATTCCTGTTACTAGTTggtacagcagcagcagcagtactgGATTAGTGTTAGATTGCTGGAAGAATTGAAAAGAGCGTGTGAACTTAAAATGCAGTGTGATCAGAAGAGAAACAACTGATGAATCTTATTTACAGTGGCCACACGTAACAGTGATTAACGGAATGGATGGGATATATGTTTGTATGTATGATGGTGATGGTGGGGGCAGGGTGTTGAGAGAAACATAAGCAAGCCGTACTGACGCAGGTGACTGATTTGGTACGAGAAGGCGAGCAGGATCCAAGGAGACGAGATCTGGTAGATAAGGTGTGGTTAGTTGCTGACAAATCTGGCATTGTTGGCGCAAATAGTACTTTGGACGTCCTCGTGTCGAGATTTCCTTCCATGCGAATTAACTGCAGATGGATCACCTCCTATGTACTATTGTCAGAAACACAACATCTGTGGTAATATTTGCAGACAGATACTCCGGCCTAAAAGTTAGCAGTAGCAGGCAGAGGCAGACATGATGGATCAAGACTGTCAAAGTGTCAAATCTTTGGGGATCGATCAGGCATGGGCTGAACACAAGAAGTGATGTTCCCAAGAACAGGATTAATTGACGCCCGTACAATCGAACTACCGGTTTAAATTCAGACCGGAGACTGAAACAGTTTTTAACTCCTTAAAAACAGTCTTTCTAATCGGAAGGTTACACTAGTATACTAGCTCTGGAGATTTCAGTCAGTAGTTAGCAAGCAATTGTTTTGTCCAAGGTATAGTTGTCCGAGAATGAGATCAAGATTCAGAAGCACCTGATTAAACTAGAGATGGTATACGGTGAGTGAAATTTGTGATGGACTGATGGAGAGAGGTTGGTTACCTTGGCGGGAAGCATGGCGGAGAGGCAGCAGCGGTAATggcggcaacggcggccgccaccggcggcgtGGAGCGAGCAGTGGCGCAGGATCCGGCCGAGCCGCTTCTCCCTGTCCAGGACGCTCTCCAGCTCCGACACCtccagctgcagcagctgccgcgtcttctcttcttcctcttgctcttgctcctcctcgtccatgAGGAGCAAGTGCTTGagcttcgtcttcctcccgcTCGCCGGCTGCGCTCTCCTTAATAATAGCCGCCTCCGGTGGTGCAGGACGTGCTGCACGGAGGAGTaactgccgccgcctcgtaatggcgtcggcggcggcgccggcgccgaccccATTCAATAGAATTAACCTGGGTTTGCTACTCGGAGAGGGAGCAGAGGGCGGCCGggcagaggaagagggagataGAGCGGTCGAGGACGATCACATGAGGACCGGGATAGAGACGGATCGAGGACGGGGCGCTTCACGGAAACGGCTTCCggagagcatgcatgcaacgcATATGAGCGGCTTCAATTCTTCAGCGGTTGCAATCCATGTTTCCATGACCCCCTTCAGTATTTATGCCCGTGACACATTCATGCTCTGCTCGTTCGTCCTAGAAGAAACGACTCACTTCACAatagcaaaaaataaaaatgtttcCTGAGATCAATATaggttaatttttttgaaatcaGGTTAATTTgagtactcccttcgatcctaaaaattaccacgacaagaatttagaaacggaggtagtacataCCATTGTCATATTTGCGTTTTGTAAAAATGTCACGGCAATTCTCATACTTCAGCCCCTATAGGGGTATTTTATTTTCCGAATAGTCTGCGGAAAAGATTTTCCAGTGGTTTTCGAAAAATTGCAGTCATTTTTCGAATACCCAAGGAAGAATTGGAGTCACTAGAGTTTCGGCAAAATCCCATTCCCGCGTCAGTGTTTGTAGACGTACCGTAGCACGTACGATCCATCAAAGCATATTGTTATGTCAGAGTCCTGGACTAGTACAAAACCGGTGCTAGGTCACCATCTTGGAGCACCTGACAAGGAGATTTGACTGGCTGCAACCGTGCAATTTTGCACGGTGCAAAGATACCCGCTTTGCGTTCAGCCTCGCTCATTCATTCATGTGACACAAAGTGGCAAAAGCACAAGATTTCACCTGGCAGTGAAGCTCAGAAACAAGATGGAAAAACAACGAGCTCGTCGCAC
The Brachypodium distachyon strain Bd21 chromosome 2, Brachypodium_distachyon_v3.0, whole genome shotgun sequence genome window above contains:
- the LOC100845065 gene encoding uncharacterized protein LOC100845065, with amino-acid sequence MGSAPAPPPTPLRGGGSYSSVQHVLHHRRRLLLRRAQPASGRKTKLKHLLLMDEEEQEQEEEEKTRQLLQLEVSELESVLDREKRLGRILRHCSLHAAGGGRRCRHYRCCLSAMLPAKIRGLLAELAMVEEEICYLEKKVEDLRTRLYRERNWNDHCLLLQQRQTWLQQNRRLSGFHGGDQQLPQRLLPCPGNGDDEEDDLESQSKTSAGRLSVSEQGDEVVEEQSRRSSHSFDNLRLPERRRRTICSVNPNKLSEELVRLTITIFHKLNNTTPDHDELISSNSSSSAPKLIISSCIGSSRSLVPKPSSSSSSPAPAVENRGATLPEECGGCGKGLVEFTRSSFDASRVSLCLADIKNLRVLMNRLSTVDPSLLTNKQKLAFWINIYNFCVMHAFLQHGLPPSPEKLLALLNQASVKVGGTVLSVVSIEHLFLRHHSSPDQSKQGMMTTMLEEAGDLERDLQLRYGLGFPEPNVVFALCRGSRSSPAVGVYTAEEVSSELEQAKVRYLERCVRVVRRKKKKAKGSAMAVVLPKLLHWHMRCFADDVESLLEWVHSQLGESPALKRAIRDVLLLVAAAGGDRRGKPPQPPALEKMVEIEPYDAEFCYLLPVC